In Syntrophales bacterium, the sequence ACTGGCGGGATATTATTGGACTTGAGGTTGTTACTGAAGATGGTGAGATTATTGGCAGGGTCGAGAGTATTTTACCCACGGGTAGTAACGATGTTTATGTATGCACCAGCGAAGAAAAAGAAATTCTTTTGCCTGCGATAGCTGACGTAGTCCGGAAAATAGATATAAAAAATGGCAGGATGGTTGTCAGACTGCTTAAAGGTTTGTAACAGACTATGATCAGGTTTGATATTTTTTCTCTCTTTCCCGGAATGTTTGAGTCCCCTTTCAATGACAGCCTCTTAAAAAAAGCCCTCGAAAAAGGATTGATAGAAATAAATCTTCATGACATCCGCAGCTATGCTGATGGGAAGCACAGGATGTGCGATGATTATCCCTATGGTGGCGGCGGCGGAATGGTTATGAAGGTGGAACCGGTTGTAAGGGCAGTAGAGTCTGTTGTCCCGGTGAGGTCGGATGCAGCCGTTGTTTTACTGACACCTCAGGGCGAGACCTTCAATCAGGGGGTTGCAGAAGAACTTTCCCGGCTTTCTCAAGTTGTTCTTATCTGTGGTCATTATGAAGGCGTGGATGAAAGGATAAGAGAGAATCTTGTAGACAGGGAGATTTCGACGGGTGATTATGTCCTGACCGGAGGGGAGTTGCCGGCCATGATTGTGGTTGATGCAGTTTCCCGTTTGATTCCAGGCGTTTTGAGTAATAGAGAATCTGCTTTGCTTGATTCTTTTTCAACAGGCCTCCTGGAATATCCCCATTATACGCGTCCAAGAGAATATAGGGGGTGGGAGGTTCCCGATGTGCTGCTCTCGGGGAATCATAATGAGATTAATAAATGGAGGCGCAGGGAATCCCTTAAAAGGACGCTTACGAGAAGACCTGATTTGTTGAGAAAGGTGGAGTTATCGGAGGAGGACAGAAAAATTCTTGAAGAACTTAAAAAAGGAGTCAGGAGCCAGAATTCAGAATTCAGAAGGGAATCGGAATAATTTTATTTATAATCTTCTTTTATTCTGTCTCCTGATTTCTGTCTCCTGACTTCTGATTTTTCATATCCATGGAAAATATTTACATCGCTCTTTTACATTATCCTGTTTATAATAAAAAAGGAGATGTTATTACAACCGCGGTTACCAATATGGATATACATGATATATCTAGATCCGCGAAGACTTACGGCATAAAACGGTTTTATATAGTTACGCCGGTTGAAGAACAGAGAGAGCTGGTTAGACGGATAATACGTCACTGGCAAAGGGGGTATGGCGCTTCTTATAATCCATTGAGGAAAGAAGCGATGGATATTGTCGACTTAAAAGGTACCCTCGATGAGGTATTGGAAGATATCTCGGCAGAATCAAAAAATAAGGTCAGGCTTGTGGTAACGGGTGCAGGACTTCGGGGAAAGTTGACAAAATTCGCAGAATTGAAAAGAAGTATAGCGAAAAGTCAAAATCCCTGTCTTCTGGTTTTTGGGACAGGTTGGGGCATTGTCAGGGAAGTGATTGATGATGCCGACTTTTTCCTTGAACCGATCGAAGGACCATCTAATTATAACCACCTGTCTGTTCGATCTGCAGTAGCTGTTGTATTGGATAGATTGTTAGGAGAGAGGA encodes:
- a CDS encoding RNA methyltransferase translates to MENIYIALLHYPVYNKKGDVITTAVTNMDIHDISRSAKTYGIKRFYIVTPVEEQRELVRRIIRHWQRGYGASYNPLRKEAMDIVDLKGTLDEVLEDISAESKNKVRLVVTGAGLRGKLTKFAELKRSIAKSQNPCLLVFGTGWGIVREVIDDADFFLEPIEGPSNYNHLSVRSAVAVVLDRLLGERS
- the trmD gene encoding tRNA (guanosine(37)-N1)-methyltransferase TrmD encodes the protein MIRFDIFSLFPGMFESPFNDSLLKKALEKGLIEINLHDIRSYADGKHRMCDDYPYGGGGGMVMKVEPVVRAVESVVPVRSDAAVVLLTPQGETFNQGVAEELSRLSQVVLICGHYEGVDERIRENLVDREISTGDYVLTGGELPAMIVVDAVSRLIPGVLSNRESALLDSFSTGLLEYPHYTRPREYRGWEVPDVLLSGNHNEINKWRRRESLKRTLTRRPDLLRKVELSEEDRKILEELKKGVRSQNSEFRRESE